CAGGAAAGGCCAGCTTTTGGCATTCCAAACTGTTGGTGAGCGCCATCTAACACAATGCTGAGCTAATAAATGCTATGGGGGATTACATTACTAGAGGAAAATAAGTATGGAGAGAGGTGCAGCTGGAGTACAGAAAGTTGCAGAGTTCCTGATATAAAGTACTCATTTAATTTTTCTCTTGTGTTGTCTTCAAAATAGAGTGGATATTCTTAATTAATCTTGTCTATAAAATAGGTGAGGTCCCTAAATCAGAGAGCCCTCACTCAGTGCCGGAGGAATCAGTCCATCCATAGCGCTTCAACAGAACTGTATGGAATCTTGCCTAAAGAGCTATACGGAAGACTTCTTGACAGTTACCAAAATACCATTTTAGAACAAGCACAAATAAAAACAAGCTTCTCTCCAAGTCAGGTCATGGGGTGTTCCGCAGAGGGAAGAGGTGGACTTCCCTCTTATTGCTATATACTTAGGGCAGGGTTGATTAAGAAGGGGttgtccaaaatgtttttaatggaGAACAAatgataaacaatttaaaaatatataacaatctaAGCATGTGAATTGATACATTcacgttacatacatctaaagaacatttccagaatacgtatatatctcacacaaaacactgcaaaaaccttaattcatgcacgcattatctcccgcatcgactattgcaattccctccttacggGTCATCCAAAAATCAGACttgcacccctacaatctattttgcacacagcggctagattggtttgcaaggaaaatcattcttcctctgctgagccactctgttactacattgcctgtttttcaatgaatccaatataaaattcttctgacATACAAGGGCGTCAACAACaatgcactgacatacatctcctcacttgtctcaaaatatctcccaactcaacaccaccgttctgcacaagatctgcgtctctcttccactctcatcacattctacTGTTCCCGgttacagtgcttttttttcaggctgcacccactttgtggaatcccctccctcgcacagcaagactttcctctaggctTCAAccattctctgaaaatccacctcttcagacaagcttatgatattatTCAACCAGCATCTAAagctccctaggttaccctattaccatcctccacacagctaacacaagacatcaaCCCTCGGACCAACACTGCTGTgcgactgatcacacagcccactcaatacttttcacctttgcattctagctggtccaatgtgcaacaTAAtatagcacgtgcccttgtgtttcaaactcccattgtcccataagcTTGCAAGTAGGActcacttacctctctgtctatgtattaccctgtattgttttattaatgtttgttcctaatcgtaaagcgctacggaatttgctggtgctatttaaataaatgttgatgatgattgatgtTAAATTTACCTTTGTGGCTTTCCCTGGCAGAGGAGAGTGGAGTTGCAATGTTTGAGCCAACATCCTGCAGTATACACTGTATCTGCAGAGGAAAATGTTCAATTAGTCTGAAATTTATACTAACAAACATTTACAATGTTAAAATGCCAATGTTATCATGTAGTTCTATAAATCAGCTGGAAGAACAATGTATCCAACTTGTTATTAAACTATGACACCATCTTTTATGCATATTCTAAGAAGAATAGCTAGTCTTAGTACTGAACTTCAGATCAAACTACCTAAAAGTTTAACTCAACCCAAAAAATTGTTTATGTGGGAGTTTGatgatatataagaaaaaaaaaaaaaaaaaatacacaccaaAACTCATTTTACGCAATGACATCAAGATAACAATTTTGTAAACATATTCcggaacagaaaaataaatagacaaaataatgtgtaataatgaattttaaaatgttaataaaatatacttGGCAATTTCTGTATTGtcaaggagggggagggggggggggaaagggtgTGTGGGGACACACACCAaaccatgtcattttggccctgcaccTATGACGACACAATCGAACGATTCGAGAGGGCAGGACAGGGGTCAAAATGAAGAGAGTCACCACAAATCCAggagggtaggcaagtatgatatcaaACTGCCATATACAGCGTTAGCCCTTCATTCCAAAAATACTTAGTTTGGCAAGACCATTGCACCCACAAATAGTGACACTATGGGCTTAATGCACGTGGCTGCAAATAATAATTGCTTCTAGAGTACATGTACTCTTTGCCCACTGTTTAAAATAAGGAGAGCCGAGTAAGTGCCATATGGCTGGCAGTACTGTGCCCTATGTGATGGAAACGGTAACATTAATCAGCAATGTCTGCGGGCCTTCAGGAAGTGTAatttatacatttcatatttatttttatcttaaacTTGAAATAAAAATCCAAACTTAAAAAAGAAAGACACTTAAAAACAAAGTACTTTATAGTAAACAATTGGATGACAAAACAGTATTTAGATCAGTAACAGAAGTGTAATTACCTTCTCAAGTTCTGACACACACTGGAGATTAGCATCAAGACAAAATTCTCTGGCCAGCCTGGAAAGCAGAGAAAACGGATGAGAGAAGAAGAAATACCAGGCTGATCTTTGGTATGCTCAACTTCTATGGAACATCAATTACCCTACTGGTTATGAAACAGAATAAATGTACAATCATATTATTCAGAGCCAATCAACTATACATGTATGTGGATTTTATAGCTACACAATAATATTAAAAGTAGAAGACTAAGAAATTCtacttgtgggcagcacagtggcctagtggttagcacttctgcctcacagcactggggtcatgagtttgattcccgaccatggccttatctgtgtggagtttgtatgttctccctgtgtttgcgtgggtttcctccaggtgctccggtttcctcccacactccaaaaacatactagtaggttaattggctgctatcaaaaaattgaccctagtgcctgtctgtctccctctcagtGACTTCTATTCTATTTTTGGTCGCATACATAATTTAACCTGTGGAATTATCTGGATTTTTTGATCTCATAGAGATCTCTATTGGACATTATTTATCCATAGGTCATTACGAGCCTCTAAGCATTCTTATATGAAATCACTAGGATTTACCCAAGTTATCCTTTAAATTGTTTTTaactatatgtttatatacagtaaAATTTAAGTTTTATGAAGACAGGCGGTATTTGCTTGTTTATTATTGCAtgcaagttttatttatttattttttcacatatgGTTATCTCCTGCGCAATCTGCTTTTGTCTATCTTGTGTATGATTGTTGGAGGGTTTGCACTTCCTCTATTGATTTGCTGTATTTGATGTCCTTTGTTTAATTgcctattagcgccggagatTTCAGAATTTACTTGTATTATACTGCTGAAATGTGCTTGCTAAAACTTTCAAATGTAAAGGCCATAGAgtaatgaaagaaagaaagaaaaaaaaaaaaaaaaaaaaaaaaatgaataaaagccTAATTGAAATTTTATGCTATTAATACACACGCCATTATTAAGGATAATttactataaaaaacaaaacaaaacaaaactgtgcACCTTTGTATCGGTAATAAACGCTTTAGTCGTTATTTAATTTAGCTGTTGGTATGGGAATACATTTATGTAATCATTCAGAGCCTATGTAGTGAATGTAGCCAGCTTAATGACGTTACAAGGTCATCagcatcatgttatttatatagcgccactaattccatagcgctgtacagagaactcattcacatcagtccctgccccattggagcgagAGAGAGCCAAGATGTTTTTCAGGAACAcaatgagcatgctcctgccagtactaATGGCTGCTCACACTCCAAATAATATCCAGGAATATTCATAGCTGCCTTGAAGATGACCAACTCCATACATGCATGTAAAAAGCTAAACTTTGAATAAACTACAGCTATAACGCACAGTAAATGTAACATGTTTACTTATATTGTTGTTGTCTATTCAGATATTTATTGTGGAGAGgagtgtaggtgacaggtactcTACCACCATCTGCATACTACAGTACAGGATCAGGATGCAGCCGTCGTATATTTGGTTCAGTACATCCACTCACTATAGTGAATGTTACAAAGAGACATGCAATTTTTTATTATCCAAGATAGAAAAAGTGTAATTGCACCCCTATGCTTTGGTCAGATTGTAGTGTATAGTACGTTAATAATATTGTACCGCATTTAAATTTAGCATAAACTTTGGAAAAACAGAACCTTGCAACCTACCCTAAAGCAGAGCTCAGCTCATCAGTCGCACCAAGTGCTTCAAACACCAGGTCATCCTTGGGTCTCCGCTCTCCTGTGTACGTACTAGAGAAACCTAGTGAGGAATAGAATATATTTCACTAACACTGGTCTGGATTATATGAGAAACAAATCCACTATCCAGTGCCAAATTATGTATAACAAAACCTTTATCTCCTGTTTTTGTGTAGATCTTTGGGAACTTCTTTGTTTTGGTTTCTGTTTTGgagctaaaaaacaaaacaaaaaaaaaggtttgcattAAAATGGTTATGTGATCTGAAAATACATCCatataaaaagaaatgtgtaTCATTGTGTTATTAAAACAAACATGTTAGTATAATAAAGCAATTATCGATGTAGAAGTCCTCCTAAACAGGCATTCATGAAACATAGGACACTATTTTTAATGTCATCTCAGTCACCTCTGACTCACATGTGACATTATCACATAACACAAAGCGCTAATAAAGATGCAGCAAAAATAATCACCTTTTTAAGAAGAAATAAtcgttattttttaaaaaatgggagCAAATTATTGTATTGATAAGAATCTGAAAATACattgattcaataaaaaaatgcatgCCTACGTATTAAGAATTTTTCTGTACTTGATTATGAAATTATGGATGTGCCCTTATGTCTTCATATTAGCTTAGTTAATACTTTTTATGAACTGATGCAGGGGCAGAACTCTGCATCGCTGTGCCCCATAGCAAATTAGGACATCTGTGTATTAGGGGAAGCTGAGAGGTACAAATCATACTGCATGTGTATTAGGGAGAAATGAGATGTGTGTCTTAGAGAGTGCAACagagtaatataatataatatatacacacacatatatatacatatatatatatatatatatatacacacacacacacacacacacacacacacacacactatattctgTTCATCccatgcaatgtgtttacataaAAAAGACACTTTAACACCCATATTTCATTAGGAGAATTCAGTTCATATCTGGTGATGTTTTCTATTACTTAAGAGACAAACACTGGTACCTTGAGGATTTGAGATCTGAAAgtctgtttttataacttttactATGTAGTGCTGCTGCCATCTACTGTTATGTGTAACGATCACATCTTGTatgcttaaagcagcaatcccgtaaaaatttaaataaacaaataataaaaataaataaatcaggtgTCCTTTGTAACAAaagtcactgtggcaggctataaaaaGAATGTTGGTATAGATGATTTTTTCTTCTTCAGGCAGTTAAACGATTTGTGATTCagaactaccatggcaaccacagtcacattgcacatgatgtagtgagcataGATACTTTGAAAagtccctctgagctctgtctccACATCACATATGCTGAGAGCTTGTGTCTGTGTAgcatttgtaggaggatagctaagaaaaataaataaatatcagatgcatgtttaaaaaaggtactaaacttgctatttaaaagaaaaaaaaaaatctatgtgggTTTTGCTGTTTTAAGAACAAAGTGATACTGCCATCTAATGTCTTTTTTTATGGGATCCtattatcaatataaaatatcaGGCTAAAGAAGTTATTTGTAATCTCTCTCTGGACTTAAACACAAGTGCCCTGGTACCCTCCCATGAAAGGTCTTGGAACATTTTAGTGCATTCTCTGGGATTCCTTGCAGTATTTCTGGATGCTTATATCCGTTTAATAACATGCAATCAAAGTTAAGTAAATCTGACTCTTTCTGTGCCTGTTATCACTCCTCCTGGTGCCAATATTTCAGGATTATAACTCCAAACTGGAGTTTAAGTGAAATTGAAACATTCATTTCATACAGAGAGATAACTGTCCCGCTGTCTCTGTATTAAAGAGAGGTGTGTGTGTCCCAGATGTACTAGGAACAGATGAGAGATacgtgtcctgatgtctgtgtattacaaAGTAATGAGAGGTATGGATCTTGGTATATCTGTATTAGAGACAACCGGAAGGTATGTGGTGTCTGTGTAGTGGCAGAGATGAGAGGTATGTGTCCCGATGTCTGTTTATTAGAGACAAGTGAGAAATATGTGAGGTACTGTAGGTATTCTGATGTCTATGTATTAAAGACAAATGAGAGTCATGTGTACTTGTGTCTGTGTATtaagaagagatgagaggtaTGTGTCCTTGCACCTTTTTGTCAGGGAGAGATGAAAGGTGTGTGTCCCAATGTCTCTGTATTAGGGACAAATGAGATATGTGTCCCGATTTCTGTGTATTAGGAAGGGATGAAAAATATGTCCGGTTACCTGTGTATATGGGACAGATAAAGGGTAAGTGTTCTGATGTCACTGTATTAAGAAGATAGGATAGGTATGTGCCCTGATATTTCTGTGCTGTTTTTTGTGTATCAGATAGTCCTCCAAGAAATAGATGTGGGTCATATGAAAATTCACACTCCTTGACTgagctgtattcctgtgtccatTCATTAATCAATGATTTCATTTACATTGTGTCATTGTCACATGGTACGGGAGAAGCCTGCCCCATCTTTCTGAAAGTAACAATTATGCCTCTATTGTATGAAGTAATAGATCGTATAAAACTGAATCTGCTAGTATAATAAGATGGCTGTATTTCCTCGGATAATATAAGAGTGTCCCCTTTTGTACACACTGTAGCAACTACTGCTGGTATAAATGACTGTGTAGCTCAGTGATGGACCACATGTGGCCTGGCGAGCCTTATCCTGCTTGCCCCCAGCTCTTAATAATTATGGGAATGGGATCGGCGATTGGTGTTTTAGGACAAATGGAATGTCTGAGAGGCGTTTTGTGGTAAACACTGTACTTAAAGGCATATGCGGGAATGAGCATTGCGAGTGGGTTTTCAGTAGAATGTGGGAAATCTTAAGGGTGTTTCAGAGCTGTCTTAATGCATGGGCATgatgggcagttgcccaggggccccGTGAGCATAGGGACCCCATAGACTTGCCAActgttcagtatattattccagaaGATTTATTCAGAACTTTCAAACcctcttttttaaaatgtctaTATGGACTAATCACCTCGGTATCTGTACATGCAATCTTGCTGTTGCAAACACATATTGACTTTgatgaaaactagagatgagcgcactcggatttcctgaatccgagcccacccgaatgttgccgatccgagtcggatccgagacagatccgggtattggcgccaaatgaaaacttgaaaccgaggctcggagtcataatcccgctgtcggatctcgcgatactcggaacctataaattccccgctagtcgccgccatcttcactcgggcattgatcagggtagagggagggtgtgttaggtggtcctctgtcctggtagatctcgtgctgtgctgtgctgtgttctgcagtatcagtccagtggtgctgtgctctgtcaattttgagttcagtggtgcagctgggtcctgtgctgtgtcctgttcagtccagtggtcctgtgtcctgtgctctgtgcttctaagggcatagttcttatttccccaatattcccaagtgtttaaaaaatttaaaaaggttataaaaaaaaaaaaaaaaaaaaaaaaaaaaaaaaatacaaaaaacttattaatttttttttttaattacaacaaaatttgcaaaaccaatcctgcagtataagcccattggtactgcaatattaccaagttcactgattcagcagtataagtccagtggtactgctattacaaagttcaccgattcagcagtataagtcctgtggtactgatatattacaaagttcactgattcagcagtataagtccagtggtactgatatattacaaagttcacccattcagcagtataagtccagtggtactgatatattacaaagttcactgattcagcagtataagtccagtggtactgatatattacaaagttcgctgattcagcagtataagtccagtggtactgatatattacaaagttcactgattcagcaatataagtccagtggtactgctattacaaagttcactgattcagcagtataagtccagtggtactgatatattacaaagttcactgattcagcagtataagtccagtggtactctcctgtgccgcatataatttttaaaggctttgccgagtgtgtgtggcttaggggtacgctctcttgtgctacatataatggaaaaccaaaatttggaggataaagtagggaaagatcaagacccacttcctcctaatgctgaagctgctgccactagtcatgacatagacgatgaaatgccatcaacgtcgtctagcaagcccgatgcccaatctcctagtacagggcatgtaaaatccaaaaagcccaagttctcaaaaaatagcaaaaagagaaacttaaaatcatctgaggagaaacataaagttggcaatatgccatttacgacacgtagtggcaaggaacggcttaggccctggcccgtgttcatgactagtggtccagcttcacccaaagatctaagccctcctcctcccccccccccctacaaaaaatttaagagagttatgctgtcagcaacaacaacaaaacagcaaagaactctgccttctaaacagatgacatcacaaatccccaaggcgagtccaagggtgttgttggttgtgaaccctgaccttcccatcactgtacgggaagaggtgacaacatccagcatttgcagcacgccctctgcatatgctggaaggatcacccacagtccagttacagatttggctaatgaaggtgtgaatgttgtacatcgggaggaggatattgatgtagctggcgctgaggatgttgatgattatgatgcagacagataccaaattgcctttctcaatttctatttatattctagattatataatggctgaatagttttctattttactcataGTGGAGAggagatctgatgcagacagataccaaactgtctttgtccatttctttgtatatttgaatttctagttctacagtctatgcaggctgctttttttatattcaactacaagtgtagggtgggggggcatagatagccaccaaagtaacgtggtccatttaatttcactttctagctccacagtctgtgcagcctgctttttttatcttcaaagtatttacaagccttgcaatctaaattaactagaggtagtgacgtgctagaactccaaaaggcagtttggaagcccctgtacaaactggctctattttaccagagttgtcccccctccagtgtgtactcggaaagagtttttagtgcagcggggaacctggtcagtgagcggcgaaggaggttgcttcctcacaacgttgaaaaaattatgtttataaaaatgaataatcaattcctcaatgaagtacagcactgccctccagatagtacagagggacctgtggttgtggagtccagcggggatgaattgataatgtgtgaggaggaggaagtacacactgtagggggagaggaatcagaggttgaggatgaggacgacatctttcctcagtagagcctgtttagtttgtacagggagagatgaattgtttttttggtgtgggggcccaaacaaaccaatcatttcagccacagttgtttggtaggccctgtcgctgaaatgattggtttgttaaagtgtgcatgtcctatttcatcaacataagggtgggtgggagggcccaaggacaattccatcttgcaacaatttttttggcattatgtgacaattcaacagtcgtttgccatgttcaaaaagtaaaagaaaatgtcaacaaattaaaaaaatttaatcaaaagttaaatgccctgtcattatttaaaacaagagggtttgacgtgctagaattagtgtagtgttaatatgttataaacactacacttggaacttggaggataTATTgttgccccggtatcaaatttagtaccggggccaccccactacgcagtccagatttctttttttgggaattcagagccgtggagggttttttattaattatattgtggtgacccactcctctacgcagtccaggtacattattcggtgcgattcataccagttgatggttttcttattatatatattgtggtgaccactcctctacgcagtccagatacatttattggtgcgaatcatacaagttcagggtttttaatttatattgtggtgaccactcctctacgcagtccaggtacattattcggtgcgattaagaccagttgatggttttcttattatattgtggggaccactccactacgcagtccagaaagatacctcgttgctacgttttggactaataactatattgtgaggtgttcagaatacactgtaaattagtggaaatgcttgttattgaatgttattgaggttaataatagcgtaggagtgaaaataagcccaaaaacttgatttttgaactttttatgcttttttcaaaaaaaatccgaatccaaaaccttaaatccgaaccaaaacctttcggcaggtgttttgcgaaacaaatccgaacccaaaacctcaagcaaatccgaatccaaaacacaaaacacgagacaccaaaagtcgccggtgcacatccctaatgaaaACAAACGTACACATACTAACTGTACATAAGCAAAACACAATATTTTGCAGCCCTAAAGTCATAGTAAtgttctttaaatatttttaacagtccatgtcagttgcctccccctgctgtctactaaacataaataataaaagaaatgtaACAGAGCACAATGAAGTTTGTATCGGTTTTAGGTGGGGCCCGAACGTACTGCTTTGCTGGGGGCCTgtaatgctgttaagacagccCTGGGGTGTTTTGGAGGGCATTTGAGATCTATTCTAGGGGCATgttgtatctttttatttttttttagttttctattAAAAGTATAATTTTAACTTACTAAGGGTAATGTTAAAATTAAAAGGGTGGTCCTTgaggtgtatcaggttgcctattcCTGATGTAGCTTCTGATGGTTTAATATTGGCACTTCTGTTATGAAGTGATACGTTTAAGACGGTATCGGTGTTGGCTGATTTAATAAATATCTTCTAAAGGTAATGTTAGGAAAATTATAAACAATATTAAGAAGTGGTGAACAACCACACTGCGCAGTTATTCTGTATGtagaaaacagggacatagaaTTTCAAACATTTTTGAGCCAAATCATTATACCATCTCCTGCTGTCTGTGTTGATTTAATGAGATTGCCACAGTTGTTATAACAAGGGACTGTGCTGGTATAAAGATATTGTCTCCGATGGTGTAATAGGGTGGGATCTATCAGCATTACATATTTAATAACATAAATATTTCAGGCAATTAGAAACAGGCATTTGCAAGGTACAGCATGCTCTTCTCCAACTCCTGATGCACACAGCATActtttttcccccttttcttACAAACTTGCTGGCTCTGAACAAGTGGCCCTGTCAAAAGTCTGCTCATGCCTGCACTGAGGAGAGGTGTGCTGATGTCTGTGTACTAGGTAGAGGTGAcaggtggatgatgatgatgatgatgatgatgatgatgatggatgcatacatacatacatagttatCAGATGTCTTTGTAATTCTGCACCTTCACTGACAGGATCATGTGCTGCATACACCAGCATTACTGATTACTGGTAGGAGTATATActgcatgcatgcatacatacatacatacatacatacatacatacatacatacatcacaAACCAGGAATGAGCTGCAAATGTACAATCCTCATACACCTGTCAGTTGTACCTCCACGCAGATATCACACATACACTTCTCTCCTATAAGTTTCTCATGGTGCTGCGGCTCCTCTCACCTCCCCTGCACTCCCGTATCACTGTACAGCCTTCTGCCCTGAGAGACTCCTCGTAACGCTCTCCGCAATAACAAACCTGCGGCTGCCATGGCTCCAAACCACGCCCACACCTCGACCCATGCTGTGAGCTGATCCGGGTTGGTCTAAAACCGCTGACAATGTCACACAAGCAGCGCTCATTGGACAAGAGTTCACGTGCGACCTTGCCTGAGATCGGCTCGTGTCTGTCACGCGCTTCTTGTTGGTGATTGGAGGGGAGGAGTGGGCGGCATCTCTGTGGATTGGCGAAGTGAGAGGAAGCGAAATGACAGCAGCTGATTGGTCAGGTTATGGTAGGCTGTACGATGGGGTTGGTGTCGGTGTATAACACACCTTAGTGGTTATTGGTTGGAGTACATCTGTATGGATAGTCTGGCTGACTGCAGAACAAGATTGACAACGGGACTTGCTGGTAAATCATGTCACTTATCAACCTGTTAACTCTGCATGCTTTGTGACTCCCTTATGTAATGTGTAATATAGCCCAATATTCCCTTTCCTTCATACTATAAAGCATATATAGGCAATTGATGGCTGCTCAGCTGTTGTGGATtcgaactacaagtctcagcacaccatGCTAGTTGGTGGCTGATCTGgcttgctggggcttgtagtttcacatcatTTGGCCAGAAACAAACTTCATAAGCTTGTCATGCATGGTCAGTATGGTTATCCCACCCAACTCACATAATTGTCTGTTGTACAATGCCACTCTGTATTTGCATTTTTGCGTGCTAAATATGCCTAGCAATTAATTTAGTCATGTCTGCAAAACGCTACCAAAATGTCATTCATGAGTGTAAATCGTTATAATGTTCATTGCTCCCAAATGCCTTCTGAATTTTGCATACTGTTTTTACACTAGAGAATCTTTCTATTTGCAGAG
The Mixophyes fleayi isolate aMixFle1 chromosome 1, aMixFle1.hap1, whole genome shotgun sequence DNA segment above includes these coding regions:
- the MMAB gene encoding corrinoid adenosyltransferase MMAB isoform X2, giving the protein MAAAGLLLRRALRGVSQGRRLYSDTGVQGSSKTETKTKKFPKIYTKTGDKGFSSTYTGERRPKDDLVFEALGATDELSSALGLAREFCLDANLQCVSELEKIQCILQDVGSNIATPLSSARESHKVKTTFSAEPVQELEQWIDKYTVQLPPLASFILPSGGKASASLHVARAVCRRAERVTFKLLQMGEAEPNVGKYLNRLSDYLFTLARYAAKAEGRPETIYSRVHP
- the MMAB gene encoding corrinoid adenosyltransferase MMAB isoform X1, which codes for MGRGVGVVWSHGSRSSKTETKTKKFPKIYTKTGDKGFSSTYTGERRPKDDLVFEALGATDELSSALGLAREFCLDANLQCVSELEKIQCILQDVGSNIATPLSSARESHKVKTTFSAEPVQELEQWIDKYTVQLPPLASFILPSGGKASASLHVARAVCRRAERVTFKLLQMGEAEPNVGKYLNRLSDYLFTLARYAAKAEGRPETIYSRVHP